A region of Pseudomonas putida DNA encodes the following proteins:
- a CDS encoding polysaccharide lyase family 7 protein, with amino-acid sequence MNNFGNITAHGTLYLYPERPPQDLFWIDQLGHTNYWCSVQGGTSGTSKTPRTESRQTLPDSPVSFNWIRGSAKHSMAGRVRVESAPSSGKVIVGQIHGLNAPNPFLMVIWWNGFVRIDARDKPSSTTRTLLKKAIPLGQPFEYSVQVDATGELSVQLDTLFGNATVNTAWDKFPFYFKAGSYVIDNEGPVTEGGWVVYESFDVFNGALHP; translated from the coding sequence ATGAATAACTTTGGAAACATCACCGCGCACGGCACGCTTTATCTCTATCCAGAGCGACCGCCGCAAGACCTCTTCTGGATCGACCAACTGGGCCACACCAACTACTGGTGCTCAGTCCAAGGTGGCACATCGGGAACCTCTAAGACCCCACGCACAGAGAGCCGCCAGACACTTCCTGATTCCCCTGTATCGTTCAACTGGATTCGCGGCAGCGCCAAGCACTCTATGGCAGGCCGGGTACGGGTCGAGAGCGCTCCATCTAGCGGTAAGGTTATCGTCGGTCAAATCCACGGACTGAATGCCCCGAACCCATTCCTGATGGTGATTTGGTGGAACGGCTTTGTTCGGATCGATGCCCGCGATAAACCAAGTAGCACAACCCGGACGCTGTTGAAGAAGGCAATCCCACTGGGCCAGCCCTTTGAATACAGCGTCCAGGTTGATGCCACCGGCGAGTTGAGTGTTCAGCTCGACACACTGTTCGGCAATGCAACAGTGAACACGGCATGGGACAAATTCCCGTTCTACTTCAAGGCTGGCTCCTACGTGATCGACAACGAAGGCCCGGTAACCGAAGGCGGCTGGGTAGTGTACGAGTCTTTCGACGTGTTCAACGGCGCGTTGCACCCCTAA
- a CDS encoding PLP-dependent aminotransferase family protein — MKRDGTRIRAVMGEIQSRIASRTYTQGARIPSVRAMAQTMQVSVSTVLEAYERLMAEGVLSSRPGSGFYVAGPVAPLALTELGPKLDRDVDPLWISRQSLENSSDALKPGCGWLPPSWMYEAGMRKALRIVARSDTSKLTEYASPLGHPPLRQFLSRRLAGVGIEAPPEQIMLTESGTHAIDLICRFLLEPGDTVLVDDPCYFNFHALLKAHRVNIVGVPYTETGPDIDAFGAALLKHSPRLYITNSGIHNPTGATLSPVKAHRLLKLADISSLVIVEDDIFGDFENTPAPRLSAFDGLSRVIQIGSFSKTISASIRCGYIAARSEWIESLVDLKIATTFGGGRLAADIIYQAITDSGYRKHMESVRLRLAEEMDRTVARLQAVGLKPWMIPRAGMYVWCQLPQGKDAATLVRACLNEGVVLAPGNVFSQSMTAGDFLRFNVAQSGDAKIYEVLKRALSD, encoded by the coding sequence ATGAAACGGGACGGAACGCGAATTCGAGCTGTAATGGGAGAGATCCAGTCCAGGATAGCCTCTCGAACCTACACACAAGGTGCGAGAATTCCTTCAGTCCGCGCAATGGCTCAGACCATGCAAGTATCGGTTTCTACTGTCCTTGAGGCATATGAACGGTTAATGGCAGAGGGTGTACTTAGTTCTCGTCCTGGCTCCGGCTTTTACGTGGCCGGGCCGGTGGCGCCACTGGCACTAACCGAACTTGGTCCCAAACTTGATCGTGACGTCGACCCGCTGTGGATCTCGCGCCAGTCTCTTGAAAACTCCAGCGATGCATTGAAACCAGGGTGCGGGTGGCTACCTCCATCCTGGATGTACGAAGCTGGCATGCGCAAAGCTCTTCGAATCGTTGCCCGCTCAGACACTTCGAAACTGACTGAGTACGCTTCGCCGCTTGGACATCCGCCTCTCAGGCAATTCTTATCGCGACGACTGGCGGGAGTCGGGATCGAAGCCCCTCCGGAACAGATCATGCTCACTGAATCCGGCACTCATGCCATCGACCTGATTTGCCGATTTCTTCTGGAACCGGGCGATACTGTCTTGGTCGACGACCCCTGCTATTTCAATTTTCATGCACTACTGAAAGCACATAGGGTGAACATTGTAGGTGTACCCTACACGGAGACGGGCCCAGACATCGATGCGTTCGGCGCTGCCCTACTCAAGCACTCTCCCCGGTTGTACATAACAAATTCCGGCATCCACAACCCAACCGGGGCCACCCTGTCTCCGGTCAAAGCACACAGGCTGCTAAAGCTAGCCGACATATCGAGCCTAGTAATTGTAGAGGACGACATCTTCGGGGATTTCGAGAATACTCCCGCGCCACGACTGTCTGCCTTCGATGGCCTCTCTCGTGTCATCCAGATAGGCAGCTTTTCCAAGACCATCTCCGCTTCAATTCGATGCGGCTACATCGCTGCTCGTAGTGAATGGATCGAGAGCCTGGTAGACCTCAAAATTGCGACTACATTCGGGGGGGGACGCTTGGCCGCCGACATAATCTATCAAGCCATTACTGATAGCGGCTACCGAAAACACATGGAAAGTGTTCGCCTTAGGTTAGCCGAGGAAATGGACAGAACGGTAGCGAGGCTTCAGGCCGTTGGTCTCAAGCCTTGGATGATTCCCCGGGCAGGCATGTACGTCTGGTGCCAGCTCCCTCAAGGTAAGGATGCAGCAACGCTGGTTAGAGCTTGTTTGAATGAAGGTGTAGTGCTAGCACCCGGAAATGTTTTTAGCCAATCCATGACGGCGGGAGATTTCCTCCGCTTCAACGTTGCTCAATCTGGTGACGCCAAAATCTACGAAGTATTGAAACGGGCTCTGAGTGATTAG
- a CDS encoding DMT family transporter — protein sequence MEKSTSGWINGFIGVAIFAGSLPATRVAVAAFEPTFLTCARATIAALLGALFLIVLRQPRPKRGDLSSLAVTALGVVIGFPLLTALALQHVTSAHSIVFVGLLPLCTAGFAVLRGGERPRPLFWLFSLIGAGLVVGYALMNGGEASAVGDVLMMAAVVVCGLGYAEGARLSRTLGGWQVISWSLLVALPLMLLLTIVNLPAPDAFAKVSAPAWFSFGYVSLFSMLIGFVFWYRGLVQGGIAAVGQLQLFQPFMGLGLAALLLNEQVSWMMLVVTLGAVLCVAGAKKYAQ from the coding sequence ATGGAAAAATCAACAAGCGGGTGGATCAACGGCTTCATAGGCGTCGCAATCTTTGCGGGCTCGTTGCCGGCAACCCGTGTGGCAGTGGCGGCCTTCGAGCCTACGTTTCTGACATGTGCTAGGGCAACAATTGCCGCGCTATTGGGTGCGCTTTTTTTGATCGTGCTACGGCAGCCGCGACCTAAACGTGGTGATTTGTCGTCATTGGCTGTAACAGCGCTTGGAGTTGTTATTGGCTTCCCTCTGCTGACGGCGCTGGCCCTCCAGCACGTCACCTCTGCTCATTCCATCGTTTTTGTCGGACTGCTGCCACTCTGTACCGCAGGATTTGCCGTTCTGCGGGGCGGTGAGCGACCTCGGCCACTGTTCTGGTTGTTCTCGTTGATTGGTGCTGGGCTAGTCGTTGGCTATGCGTTGATGAATGGAGGAGAGGCGTCGGCGGTGGGAGATGTGCTGATGATGGCTGCGGTAGTTGTTTGTGGGTTGGGTTATGCGGAAGGGGCGCGTCTCTCGCGGACATTGGGTGGTTGGCAGGTGATCAGTTGGTCATTACTTGTAGCGTTGCCGTTAATGCTGTTGCTGACTATTGTTAATCTTCCAGCGCCTGATGCCTTCGCCAAGGTAAGCGCCCCTGCGTGGTTTAGCTTCGGCTACGTTTCACTGTTCAGCATGCTGATTGGGTTTGTGTTTTGGTACCGAGGACTCGTCCAGGGTGGGATTGCGGCAGTGGGCCAACTGCAACTCTTTCAGCCGTTCATGGGGCTTGGACTAGCAGCGTTGCTTCTGAACGAGCAAGTCAGTTGGATGATGCTTGTCGTGACGCTGGGTGCTGTCCTCTGTGTTGCCGGGGCCAAAAAATACGCCCAGTAG
- the tnpB gene encoding IS66 family insertion sequence element accessory protein TnpB (TnpB, as the term is used for proteins encoded by IS66 family insertion elements, is considered an accessory protein, since TnpC, encoded by a neighboring gene, is a DDE family transposase.), with protein sequence MMRPDAKVEKVYLYPKPVDFRKSIDGLAALVELDIKVAVFDPVLFVFLNKPRNRVKILYWERNGFCLWLKRLESERFKTSPDPTDVAIVLTVQELNWLLDGFDLWRNRPHQVLTPRYVA encoded by the coding sequence ATGATGCGACCCGACGCCAAAGTCGAAAAAGTGTACCTCTACCCCAAGCCCGTCGACTTTCGAAAATCCATCGATGGACTGGCCGCACTGGTCGAACTCGATATCAAAGTGGCGGTGTTCGACCCAGTGCTTTTCGTCTTCCTCAACAAGCCGCGCAACCGCGTGAAGATCCTGTATTGGGAACGCAACGGCTTCTGCCTCTGGCTCAAACGCCTGGAGTCCGAACGTTTCAAAACTTCACCTGATCCGACTGACGTCGCCATTGTCCTGACCGTTCAGGAACTGAACTGGCTGCTCGATGGCTTCGACCTCTGGCGCAACCGTCCGCATCAGGTTTTGACGCCTCGATACGTCGCCTGA
- a CDS encoding IS66-like element ISPpu13 family transposase — protein sequence MISMPENLPDDPVLLKQLLEQMIHERASDKGKIVHLEEEVALLRQRLFGRKTEQTGDTATPQLPLFDEAESLAEPLDEADDEEVVAPTKRRGKRKPLPADLPRIEVVHELPEHELTCACGCRKHAIGEEVSEQLEIVPMQIRVIKHVRKVYGCRDCESAPVTADKPAQMIEKSMASPSVLAMLLTIKYVDGLPLHRFEKVLGRHGIDIPRQTLARWVIQCSEHFQPLLNLMRESLLNSRIIHCDETRVQVLKEPGREPSSQSWMWVQTGGPPDRPVILFDYTTSRAQEVPVRLLDGYRGYVMTDDYAGYNALAAQDGLERLGCWAHARRKFVEAQKVQPKGKTGRADIALNLINKLYGVERDLKDSDDEDRKVARMERSLPLLTQLKNWVEKTQPQVTTQNALGKAIGYLASNWSKLERYVEHGYLPMDNNAAERAIRPFVIGRKNWLFSDTPKGATASAQLYSLVETAKANGQEPYAWLRHALERLPQACSVEDYEALLPWNCTPHIHS from the coding sequence ATGATTTCCATGCCCGAAAACCTCCCTGACGATCCTGTTCTGCTCAAGCAACTGCTTGAGCAGATGATCCACGAGCGCGCGTCCGACAAGGGCAAGATCGTTCATCTCGAAGAGGAAGTTGCGCTGTTGCGCCAGCGCTTGTTCGGGCGCAAGACCGAGCAGACTGGCGATACGGCGACACCACAGTTGCCACTCTTCGACGAAGCGGAAAGCCTGGCCGAGCCCTTGGATGAGGCTGACGACGAAGAAGTCGTTGCGCCAACCAAACGCCGTGGCAAGCGCAAGCCGCTGCCAGCTGATTTGCCGCGTATCGAAGTTGTCCACGAACTGCCCGAGCATGAACTGACCTGCGCTTGTGGCTGCCGTAAACATGCCATCGGTGAAGAAGTCAGCGAACAGCTTGAAATCGTCCCGATGCAGATTCGCGTCATCAAACATGTTCGCAAGGTGTACGGCTGCCGGGACTGCGAGTCAGCGCCCGTAACGGCGGACAAGCCCGCCCAGATGATCGAGAAAAGCATGGCCAGCCCGAGTGTGCTGGCCATGCTGCTGACCATTAAATACGTAGACGGCTTGCCGCTTCACCGCTTCGAAAAAGTGCTGGGGCGTCACGGTATCGATATCCCGCGCCAAACCCTGGCACGCTGGGTGATTCAATGCAGCGAGCACTTTCAGCCGCTGCTGAATCTGATGCGCGAAAGCCTGTTGAACAGTCGGATCATCCACTGTGATGAAACACGTGTGCAGGTGTTGAAAGAGCCTGGTCGTGAGCCCAGCAGCCAATCCTGGATGTGGGTGCAAACCGGCGGCCCACCTGATCGCCCGGTGATCCTTTTCGACTACACCACCAGCCGAGCGCAGGAGGTGCCGGTGCGCCTGCTGGACGGCTATCGCGGCTATGTCATGACCGACGACTACGCCGGTTACAACGCGCTGGCCGCACAGGACGGGCTGGAGCGATTGGGCTGCTGGGCGCACGCGCGCCGCAAGTTCGTCGAAGCGCAGAAAGTACAGCCCAAGGGCAAAACAGGACGCGCTGACATCGCATTGAACTTGATCAATAAGCTCTATGGCGTCGAGCGCGACTTGAAGGACAGTGACGACGAAGATCGTAAGGTTGCCCGCATGGAGCGCAGCCTGCCATTGCTGACTCAGCTGAAAAACTGGGTAGAGAAAACGCAACCTCAGGTCACGACGCAGAATGCCTTGGGCAAGGCCATCGGTTACTTGGCCAGCAACTGGAGCAAATTGGAACGCTACGTCGAGCACGGCTACTTGCCGATGGACAACAACGCGGCCGAGCGTGCGATCCGCCCGTTTGTCATCGGGAGAAAGAACTGGTTGTTCAGTGACACGCCCAAAGGTGCCACTGCCAGCGCACAACTTTACAGCTTGGTAGAAACGGCCAAAGCCAACGGCCAAGAACCCTATGCGTGGCTGCGCCACGCACTGGAACGCCTGCCGCAGGCGTGCTCAGTCGAAGACTACGAAGCGCTACTGCCATGGAATTGCACACCTCACATACACAGCTAG
- a CDS encoding GNAT family N-acetyltransferase, with amino-acid sequence MRCPSLVRWGLWSAYAERIDDGSLIGAVGLHWLGDDFPFGPALEVGWRLGRDYWGKGYATEAARAALDYAFSTLDVPRVYAFTALANKRSEIVMQRLGMTRVEGGEFLHPDYPPTDASAMHMLYVAEK; translated from the coding sequence GTGCGCTGCCCATCTTTGGTTAGGTGGGGTTTATGGAGCGCTTACGCCGAACGTATCGATGATGGCTCGTTGATCGGCGCAGTTGGCCTGCATTGGCTCGGAGATGATTTTCCATTCGGTCCGGCGTTAGAGGTGGGCTGGCGGCTTGGTCGCGACTATTGGGGCAAGGGTTATGCGACCGAAGCCGCTCGCGCGGCTCTCGATTATGCGTTTAGCACCTTGGATGTGCCCCGCGTTTACGCTTTTACCGCATTGGCGAACAAGCGTTCTGAAATTGTAATGCAGCGGCTGGGGATGACGAGAGTTGAGGGCGGTGAATTCCTTCATCCCGATTATCCTCCGACCGACGCGAGCGCGATGCACATGCTATATGTTGCCGAAAAGTGA
- a CDS encoding TonB-dependent siderophore receptor gives MFHVSSRTHAHSLRQAVALASLLGLMGPVNAQTKVTDAFAVIQVFNIAAQPLDSALIRFADQAGLRIIFNSDDIGGMSSTGLSGPFKVNEALDRLLRGSGFSYEFVNSKTLTLRKLSADSAALELGVTDVNALGLASTTEGTGSYTTGLTNTATRLGLSPRETPQSISVVTRQQMDDQNMQSLEDVARAATGISTVKGFGTERPLYYSRGFQVDDLQFDGLPSSVTESFSMDVMSVNNMAMYDRVEIVRGANGLMQGAGNPSAAINMVRKRPTREYQLKAEIGAGSWDSYRTQLDVGGPLNAEGTLRGRTVLMYNNRNSYQDYADKDNQLFYAIGEVDLSDSTTVAVGASFQQDNNGGYDWGGLPTHLDGSSYNFSRSKSLAGKWAYLDKINRNVFADIKHSFNEDWNLTVATNLIWSNSDFLAQVGYHTKDTDSMMRYWPNSARYDDEQINLDAALNGAFTLLGRQHEVVIGTNMRRDRLQYVTGSASVNPTVDILDFDTSQFPKPQIVGNLTPSRHVRKDKGIYAATRLNPFDDLHVILGSRLSWVDYDTQGPWETDRFKENRKVIPYGGIVYDLNDSTSVYASYTEIYKMQSNYSVDNKLLEPTTGSNYEVGVKNELFDGRLNASLALFQVDQSGLPQVVPEAGQVCGPARDARCYTEGAKVRNRGFDAEVSGELMPGWNASVGYTYSHPKYIAGANKGATYGTENSPQRLFKAATTYQLPGKLDQWRVGTSLYHQSKLYLNDISQSAYNLVDLNANFRIDQNLSVQLNLNNIFDEKYYTAIFSQNTGNYYGEPRNFAVTLRYEN, from the coding sequence ATGTTCCATGTCTCCTCACGTACCCACGCTCATTCGTTGCGCCAAGCAGTGGCACTTGCGTCCTTGCTCGGGCTAATGGGACCGGTCAATGCTCAGACCAAGGTCACTGACGCCTTCGCTGTCATTCAGGTCTTCAATATCGCTGCCCAGCCACTGGACAGCGCACTGATCCGATTCGCCGATCAAGCCGGCCTGCGCATCATTTTCAACTCCGACGACATTGGTGGAATGTCCAGCACTGGGTTGAGCGGGCCCTTCAAGGTCAATGAGGCGCTTGACCGGCTACTTCGCGGCAGTGGTTTTAGTTATGAGTTCGTGAATAGCAAGACGCTGACCTTGCGCAAGCTATCGGCTGATTCGGCAGCGCTGGAGCTGGGCGTTACCGATGTGAATGCACTTGGGTTGGCCTCCACTACTGAAGGGACCGGCTCCTACACCACTGGCCTTACCAACACAGCAACACGGTTAGGGCTTTCGCCGCGCGAAACACCTCAGTCCATCAGTGTGGTCACTCGGCAACAGATGGACGACCAGAACATGCAGTCCTTGGAAGACGTTGCGAGGGCAGCGACGGGCATCAGCACAGTCAAAGGGTTCGGCACAGAGCGCCCGCTTTACTATTCGCGAGGGTTCCAAGTCGACGACTTGCAATTCGATGGCCTGCCGAGCAGCGTCACGGAAAGTTTCTCGATGGACGTCATGTCGGTGAACAACATGGCGATGTATGACCGGGTGGAAATTGTCCGAGGCGCAAACGGCCTGATGCAAGGTGCAGGCAATCCTTCTGCGGCAATCAACATGGTTCGCAAGCGACCGACGCGTGAATACCAACTCAAGGCGGAGATAGGTGCTGGTTCGTGGGACAGCTACCGCACGCAACTCGATGTTGGCGGCCCCTTGAACGCAGAGGGCACCCTGCGTGGTCGTACTGTCCTGATGTACAACAATCGAAATAGCTACCAGGACTACGCTGACAAGGACAACCAGCTTTTCTACGCCATCGGCGAAGTCGACCTGAGTGACTCGACAACGGTCGCGGTGGGTGCGTCCTTCCAGCAGGACAATAACGGCGGCTACGATTGGGGCGGTTTGCCTACCCACCTGGATGGCAGCTCTTACAACTTCTCACGTTCAAAATCGCTCGCCGGGAAGTGGGCCTACCTGGACAAGATCAACCGCAACGTCTTTGCCGATATCAAGCACAGTTTCAACGAGGACTGGAACCTCACCGTCGCCACCAATTTGATCTGGTCCAATTCAGATTTTCTCGCTCAGGTTGGGTATCACACCAAGGATACCGATTCGATGATGCGGTACTGGCCGAACAGCGCCCGTTACGATGACGAGCAAATCAATCTCGACGCAGCGCTCAACGGCGCATTCACCCTGCTGGGGCGCCAGCATGAGGTGGTGATTGGCACCAACATGAGGCGCGACAGGCTGCAATACGTCACAGGCTCGGCCAGCGTGAACCCTACCGTCGACATTCTGGACTTCGATACCTCGCAATTCCCTAAACCGCAGATAGTTGGCAACCTGACGCCCAGTCGACATGTGCGCAAGGACAAGGGGATCTACGCCGCCACTCGCCTCAATCCGTTCGATGACCTGCACGTCATTCTCGGCAGCCGTTTGAGTTGGGTCGACTACGACACCCAAGGCCCATGGGAGACCGACCGCTTCAAGGAAAACCGCAAGGTCATTCCTTACGGCGGCATTGTCTACGACCTCAATGACAGTACCTCGGTGTACGCGAGCTATACCGAGATTTACAAGATGCAGAGCAACTACAGCGTCGACAACAAATTACTGGAACCCACCACGGGCAGTAACTACGAAGTCGGAGTAAAAAACGAACTGTTCGATGGCCGGTTGAATGCTTCCCTGGCGCTCTTCCAGGTCGATCAGTCAGGCCTTCCTCAGGTCGTTCCCGAGGCTGGGCAAGTCTGTGGACCGGCGCGCGATGCGCGGTGCTACACCGAGGGTGCCAAAGTGCGAAACCGCGGGTTCGATGCAGAGGTCTCAGGCGAGTTGATGCCCGGGTGGAATGCCTCCGTGGGCTACACCTACAGCCATCCTAAATACATCGCGGGCGCCAACAAGGGTGCCACCTATGGCACAGAAAATTCGCCACAGCGACTATTCAAGGCCGCTACCACCTATCAGCTGCCAGGGAAGTTGGATCAATGGCGAGTCGGGACCAGCTTGTACCATCAGAGCAAGCTGTACCTGAACGACATTTCGCAGAGTGCCTACAACCTTGTGGACCTGAACGCTAACTTCCGAATTGATCAGAACCTGAGCGTACAATTGAACCTCAATAACATTTTCGATGAGAAGTACTACACCGCGATTTTCAGTCAAAACACCGGAAACTATTACGGTGAACCCCGCAACTTTGCCGTCACTCTACGCTACGAGAATTAG
- a CDS encoding FecR family protein: MTDTVDPSDLEDQALEMLVHLDSGRATTADHLAYENWCQRSAIHAHAARSAEALWGAFPRTKTAQQFVNPPPEKHRKPVRALWVAGMAACFAWVVFSGALSRNWSALSADHVTDAGERRELRLQDGSLLWMNGDTVLSVNYSPGQRGITLYQGEALFEVAKDPSRPFIVHAAQGEVQAVGTRFDVDQRGDKVTVQVSEGIVQLSSGGETLRLPAGQSSAYRQGLAPQMAVNVDVQSVATWQRGKLIFNARPLGDVLAELDRYIPGVLYLTDETLAARRISGIFDVDDPQAALKALEQTQPLRITRLPLLTVVRPKS; the protein is encoded by the coding sequence ATGACTGACACTGTTGATCCTTCCGATCTGGAAGACCAGGCCCTAGAGATGCTGGTACATCTGGACTCTGGCCGGGCTACTACGGCCGATCATCTGGCCTATGAAAACTGGTGCCAGCGTTCTGCAATCCATGCTCACGCCGCAAGAAGCGCCGAGGCATTGTGGGGCGCATTCCCACGCACAAAAACAGCCCAACAGTTTGTTAATCCGCCCCCCGAGAAGCATCGCAAACCCGTACGCGCCCTGTGGGTAGCCGGCATGGCTGCTTGTTTTGCATGGGTGGTGTTCAGTGGGGCACTGTCACGCAATTGGTCAGCGCTTTCTGCCGATCATGTGACTGACGCTGGGGAGCGGCGGGAGTTGCGACTTCAAGATGGCAGCCTGCTGTGGATGAATGGTGACACCGTGCTGTCGGTGAATTACAGCCCTGGCCAACGCGGCATCACGCTCTATCAAGGGGAAGCGCTGTTCGAAGTAGCCAAGGATCCATCGCGGCCTTTTATCGTTCACGCCGCTCAAGGTGAAGTACAGGCGGTTGGTACACGTTTCGATGTAGATCAGCGCGGCGACAAGGTCACCGTCCAGGTAAGCGAAGGGATAGTTCAGCTCAGTTCGGGCGGGGAGACACTGCGTCTGCCCGCAGGGCAATCCTCAGCCTATCGCCAAGGGCTGGCGCCGCAGATGGCGGTGAACGTCGATGTGCAGAGTGTCGCCACCTGGCAGCGAGGCAAATTGATTTTCAATGCGCGGCCGTTGGGCGATGTTCTCGCTGAGCTTGACCGGTACATCCCTGGCGTCCTGTACCTGACCGATGAAACGCTGGCGGCAAGGCGTATCAGCGGGATATTCGACGTGGATGATCCACAAGCGGCGCTCAAAGCGCTGGAGCAGACGCAACCACTTCGTATTACCCGATTACCGTTACTCACCGTAGTGCGGCCCAAGAGCTGA
- a CDS encoding sigma-70 family RNA polymerase sigma factor yields the protein MSRIGTSDLLTNFHEHYAELMAFLARRLGNVDQAADVAQDTYLRLVNLPAGEPIQEPRAFLFRIAGNLAIDRMRREGRLTALQADESQALEVCDPRPSPETALITDEALAQLDIAMEKLPNNARLALLLNRLEGLTHAQIAIRLGVSESTVGKYIVQAVRHCRDTLRRSE from the coding sequence ATGTCACGCATTGGCACCTCTGATTTGCTAACCAACTTCCACGAGCACTACGCGGAACTGATGGCGTTCTTGGCTCGGCGGCTGGGTAACGTAGATCAAGCTGCCGATGTGGCCCAAGATACCTATTTGCGTTTGGTCAACCTGCCAGCGGGCGAACCGATACAGGAGCCTCGCGCGTTCCTGTTCCGTATTGCTGGCAACCTGGCCATTGATCGCATGCGTCGGGAGGGGAGACTGACTGCCTTGCAAGCCGATGAGTCACAGGCCTTGGAGGTCTGCGATCCACGCCCTTCACCAGAGACTGCTTTGATCACGGATGAGGCCTTGGCGCAGCTCGATATTGCCATGGAGAAGTTGCCGAATAACGCACGTCTGGCGCTGTTGCTCAACCGTCTAGAGGGGCTGACACATGCGCAGATCGCCATAAGACTCGGCGTTTCCGAAAGCACTGTGGGGAAGTACATTGTTCAAGCTGTACGGCATTGTCGCGACACATTGAGGCGGTCGGAGTGA
- a CDS encoding PDZ domain-containing protein, whose protein sequence is MSRVVSFAALSLVMVNLSGCVDQMVLNSMAQASLDSETPESVSLAPANFRGKTCLELAVDRQNAGILLSNTGEHAEYVQKHGRWTHASVEQVEQEQGCMPGTTVNQAGAIDYILQHPESLKELQADLPPGGLEYIKAGGKLPAGAYAAAPTATASVPASAPQPTAHFQGSTSERGSSQTSLAQWVAKETPEAYHGKSCDYLNVALIRSAQLGPEFRDLADSKKKAIDHALSGRDCPAPSPFLPGRVGAAISSMDPIKAARLGMPLEGASIEKISPGGPAERAGLQFADVIVKVDGVPVRDDIDFLVGINKVPTGSATLLQIFRKGAYANVSLVLGPPVVVQH, encoded by the coding sequence ATGAGCAGGGTAGTCAGTTTCGCTGCGTTATCGTTGGTTATGGTCAATCTTTCTGGATGCGTTGACCAAATGGTCCTCAATAGCATGGCGCAAGCGTCTCTAGATAGCGAAACGCCAGAAAGTGTGAGCCTTGCGCCCGCTAACTTTCGCGGCAAAACCTGTCTCGAGCTTGCCGTTGATCGACAAAATGCGGGTATCTTGCTTTCAAACACAGGTGAACACGCTGAATATGTGCAAAAACATGGCCGTTGGACGCACGCCTCGGTAGAGCAGGTTGAGCAAGAGCAAGGCTGCATGCCGGGCACGACCGTCAACCAGGCAGGGGCTATCGACTATATCCTCCAACATCCTGAGTCCTTGAAAGAGCTTCAGGCAGACTTGCCGCCTGGCGGTCTTGAGTACATCAAGGCGGGCGGCAAGCTTCCCGCAGGCGCGTACGCTGCGGCGCCAACTGCTACAGCGTCAGTGCCTGCTAGTGCTCCTCAGCCGACTGCACATTTTCAAGGATCAACTTCGGAACGCGGTTCTTCGCAAACTTCGCTGGCTCAATGGGTAGCGAAAGAAACCCCAGAGGCCTATCACGGGAAGTCCTGCGACTACCTGAATGTGGCGCTGATCCGGAGTGCACAGTTGGGGCCTGAATTCAGGGATCTTGCTGATAGCAAAAAGAAGGCTATCGATCATGCTCTTTCAGGTCGCGATTGCCCGGCACCAAGCCCCTTCCTACCGGGGAGGGTTGGCGCGGCAATTTCTTCCATGGACCCTATCAAGGCTGCCCGGCTAGGTATGCCGCTGGAGGGAGCATCCATTGAGAAGATTTCTCCGGGCGGGCCGGCAGAGCGAGCGGGTCTGCAGTTTGCCGATGTCATTGTGAAGGTTGATGGGGTGCCGGTCAGAGATGATATTGATTTTCTGGTCGGCATTAACAAGGTTCCGACAGGGTCGGCCACCTTGCTCCAGATTTTTCGAAAGGGCGCCTATGCCAATGTTTCTCTAGTGCTTGGGCCGCCAGTGGTTGTTCAGCATTGA